The Bradyrhizobium sp. CCGB01 genome segment CTGTTGAGCTCGGTTTCGCTGAGCGCCAGCGACGGGTCTGCGCAGATCAGCGCGCCCGCCGCGGTGTTGGCCGCGAGACAGTCGAAATCCGGATCACGCACGATGGCGGCGCGCTCTTCGGTGACCTTGAGAAGACACGCCTTCACCCGGTCGAAATCATCGGTGCGGATGGCAGTCTGGCCGACGATGCCGCAGCCGAGGTTGCGCTGCCGGATCCAGATCGCATTCTCCTCGATTCCAGGCAGTCGATCGGGCAGGCGGGCGAGCCGGGCCTCGATCGCCGTGCCGAGCTTCTCGGCGGCGGCAGACAGCTCGGCGTCACCGCAGAACAATTGATTGCCGGGATCGCGGATTTGCTGGCAGTTGTTGCTGGCAAACAGCGGCAGCCTGTCGGCAATGGAGCGGTCGGATGGGCTCGATTGCGCGAAGCCCGGTGCCGCCGGCATGACCAGCAGCGCAAGCACAGACAGCACGATGAACCGCATTCCAGTCGCCCCCGCATGGAAGGCGCCATGCTAGCGTCCCGGATCGCGCGGCGAAACGGCTTTGTGGGCGATATGGTTTGTGCGGAATCGTAGCCCGGATGGAGCGAAGCGCAATCCGGGATTCGTGCAGCAGGCGATAAAGACCCCGGATTTCGCGGAGCCTGTCATCGGGCGGCGCTTTGCGCCGACCCGTTAGCTCCATCCGGGCTACAAGCTAGGGCGTGTACTCGTAAATGCCTCGAATGCAGAAGTTTTGCCTTGGTTCGAAAAGCTAGCGTCCTCATCGGTCAGCAACCAGAGTGCGCCGTCAAAAGTTCTTTTTGGTGACCATCGAGCGGGTATAATCTTGTTTGCGGCTGCCGACGGGAAACGCCGAATTCCCGGTGGTGCGACACAGGCAGCCGTCGTGCCGTCGGCAGGCAAACACATCTCAAATTACGATTTTTAGTTTCTGTTAGCGATTGGGCGCCGTCCCATCGCTTTGCACCGGGAGGTCACAATGAATCGGAAGACTCTTTTGGCCGGCATTCTAGCCGCTGGCTTCATGGCAGCGTCTGTGATGGCTCCTAGCGTCGGGCACGCTCAGGCAGACCCGAGGGTCACAAAATCCATGGAGACCCTCAAGTCCATGACAGCGAAACTGGGAGCGCCAAAGCTCGAGGGCAATGACGCGGTCGGCGGCAAGGAAGCTCCTGCCCTGTATTTCGGTACGACCAAGCTCAACAACAATTTCGATATTGTTGACGCAATTGGAAAGGAAGACGGCAAAGGGATGACGGCCACTCTGTTCGCGAAAAGTGGAGACGAATACATCCGCGTCTCCACGAGTGTACCGAAGCCCGACGGCAGCGGTCGAGCGGTGGGCACCGTACTGGCAGGACCGGCGCTCGAGTCGATCAAAGCAGGCAAAGCGCATTATGGCGAAGTCCCTATTCTGGGAATACCGTACATAACGGGCTACGAGCCGATGAAGGATAGCTCGGGCGCTCAAATTGGCGTCTACTATGTGGGCTACAAGAAGTAACTAGCCCCTTCTCGGAGTTTTCTTGCTCAAAACCGCCGAGCCGGAACGAACTCGACGGGGCGGGGACTATTTTGCGTAGCAGGGGTGCCAGTCGCGCTGACCCGCCTGCGTCGGTTTATGAGTACACGCCCTAGATCAACGCGCCTCGGCGGCGGCCATCGACAGCCGCACTGGTTCGTCGACATATTTCATCACGGCGGACTGGTAGAGCACGAACAGCGGCTGGTAGGTCCGCGCGGCGTCGTCCTCGACCATCGCCATGCGGCGGTTGTCGAGCATCAGCCAGTGGCCGTCGAGCTTTGCTGCGGCAACCGCATGCTCTTCGCCGGCCCTGACGTCGCGCACCACGACGATGCGGAGGTCCTCACTGGCAACGCCGGCGAGCCGCAGCGCGGCCAGCTTG includes the following:
- a CDS encoding Cache 3/Cache 2 fusion domain-containing protein; protein product: MNRKTLLAGILAAGFMAASVMAPSVGHAQADPRVTKSMETLKSMTAKLGAPKLEGNDAVGGKEAPALYFGTTKLNNNFDIVDAIGKEDGKGMTATLFAKSGDEYIRVSTSVPKPDGSGRAVGTVLAGPALESIKAGKAHYGEVPILGIPYITGYEPMKDSSGAQIGVYYVGYKK